The genomic DNA GTCAGCACATCGCGTACGGAGCCGGGGGACGACTTGCCGTACGAGTAGACGAGCGCGGTGTCGGCGTCGCCGGTGAGGAGTTTGGTCCAGGCCTCGTAGAGCGCCCAGGCGCCGTCCATCTCGACGTGCGACTCGGAGATCGGCGGCCAGGCGCCGACGCCGTCGAGGGCCAGGGTGAAGGAGAAGGCGCGGCCCGCGAGGTAGTCGCTGGACCCGGAGCAGGTGAAGTCGATGTCGGCGGTCTTCAGCCCGGTCTGTTCCAGGACGCCGTGCAGGACCGGCATCAGCATCTCCACCTCGGAGAGCTCGTCGGTGGTACGCCGGTGGTCGGTCTGCGCGAAGGCGACGACGGCGATCTCACGCATCACATCGGCTCCCTGCATCACAGCAGCTCCTTGTAGGCGTCGTAGTCCGCGTCGGGTTCGCCGGTCGGCCGGTAGTGGTCCGGATAGCGGCCGCCCTCGCTCCACACCGCCTCGACGCGCAGCCCCATGCGCACCTGGTCGTACGGAATCCCGCCGATCCGTCCGTGCAGCGCGAGGTCGGCGCCGTCGAGGGCGATGTGCGCGTAGACGTACGGCACTTCGATGTCGAGGTTCTTCGCCTTGATGTTGACGATGCAGAACGTGGTGACTGTGCCCCGCGGCCCCACTTCGACATGTTCCGCCGTGGCGACACCGCATGTGGGGCAGGCACCCCTCGGCGGGACGTACACCTTGCGGCAGGTGGGGCAGCGTTCGCCGACGGTGCGTTGTCCGGAGAGCGCGTGGATGTAGTCGGTCTGCGCGCGGCCGGGCGAGTAGACGTAGTCGAGGCGCGCGGGGGCCACGATGCCGGTGACCATGTCCTCGAACTCGCCGGTGTGGGCGGCCGGTTGACGTTCCTCATCGCCATCGCCATCGCCTTCGTACGGCTCGAAGCAGGCGATGTCCGTGATGGCGCCGGTGCGTTCCTCGGCCCAGCGGACGCGAACGCGCATGCCGGTGCGTACGGCGTCCGGGCCGGGGGCGTCGAGGGCGTGCAGGAGGGCGGTGTCGGCGCCGTCGAGACGGACCAGGACCCAGGCGAAGGGGGTGTCCAGGGGCTGACCGCGCCGGGGTTCGTGGTTCCAGGCCCAGGTGGTGACCGTGCCGGTGGCGGCGACCTGGACGAGATCGCGGATCTCCTCAGCGGTAACGGGGTCGTACTCGACGGGAGGGACAAGGGTCCGCCCATCACCGGTCTTCACCCCAAGAACGACGCGCTCGCGCAGGCCGGTGAGAAAGGCGCTCTGGATCGGGCCGAGGGAGCGAGTGAAGGGGAACTCCAGGACGAGGGGGGCTTTAAGTACTTCGGGCACAGCATCTCCTCACTGAACAAACGGGGTTGCGCGGGTTCTCCCTAGGGGCGCGGGGCTGTGTCGTATATGCGGCTCCGCCGCGTGGGCGCGACCAGCCACAACGAACCCGCAGACAAAAGCCGACCGACCAGCAGTGCACCTACGCCCGCTTGTAAACAGGCGCCCGCTTCTCCGCAAAGGCACGGGCCCCCTCCTTCGCATCAGCGGTGTCGAACACCGGCCACCCCCGCTTGAGTTCGGCAGCAAGCCCCTCCGCCTCTGTCAGTTCGGCCGTCTCATACACCGACGCCTTCACCGCCTCAACCGCCAACGGCCCACACCCATTGACGAGTTCGGCAATCTCCAGCGCCTTGTCGAGAGCCGCGCCGTCGGGAACGACATGTCCGACCAGACCGACGTCCGCCGCCTCCCGCGCGCTGTACGGACGCCCGGTGAGCAGCATCTCCAGCGCATGAGTACGCGGAATCTGCCGCTGGAGACGCACAGTTGAGCCCCCGATCGGAAACAGCCCGCGCTTGACCTCGAACAGACCGAAGGTCGCCGACTCCCCCGCGACCCGGATGTCGGTGCCCTGAAGGATCTCCGTACCGCCGGCCACGCAATACCCCTCGACCGCCGCGATCACCGGCTTGCGGGGCCGGTGGTGCCGCAGCATCGCCTTCCAGTGCAGGTCAGGATCGGCGGTGAGCCGCTCACGGTACTGCTGGCCCTCCATGCCCTTCCCGGCCAGCGCCTTGAGGTCCATGCCGGCACAGAACGCACCCCCCGCGCCGGTCAGCACGATGGACCGGATCGCGTCGTCCGCGTCGGCCTCGATCCACCCGTCGTAGAGACCGACAAGCATCGGCAACGAGAGAGCGTTCTTGGCCTCGGGCCTGTTGAGCGTGAGCACCAGTGTGGCGCCCTCGCGCCGCACGGTCAGGTGTTCCGTACCGCTCATGGTCGTCTCCCGTCGCCGTACCGCCTCCGGAACGAGAACAGGTTGCAGGAGGTGCCCTGCCAGTACAAGAGGTTTCTGACACTCAGTCAGATTTCTTCTGCGCGGACCCTTCACAGTTGCCGCGCCCTTTGCTCTGATGACCGGCGAACCGACGTCAGGAGGAGTGGTGGAGTACAACATTGCCGACCTGTTCGAGTCGGTCGTCGACGTGGTCCCGGACCGCGAGGCGCTCGTGTACATCGACCACCCGGGGACGGGCGCGGAACGCCGCCTGACCTACGCGGAGTTGGACGCGGCGGCGAACCGCGTCGCCCATCACCTGATCGACACCGGGATACGCCCGGGCGAACACCTCGGGCTCCACCTCTACAACGGCGTCGAGTACGTGCAGACGGTGCTGGGCTGC from Streptomyces sp. NBC_01478 includes the following:
- a CDS encoding Zn-ribbon domain-containing OB-fold protein, yielding MPEVLKAPLVLEFPFTRSLGPIQSAFLTGLRERVVLGVKTGDGRTLVPPVEYDPVTAEEIRDLVQVAATGTVTTWAWNHEPRRGQPLDTPFAWVLVRLDGADTALLHALDAPGPDAVRTGMRVRVRWAEERTGAITDIACFEPYEGDGDGDEERQPAAHTGEFEDMVTGIVAPARLDYVYSPGRAQTDYIHALSGQRTVGERCPTCRKVYVPPRGACPTCGVATAEHVEVGPRGTVTTFCIVNIKAKNLDIEVPYVYAHIALDGADLALHGRIGGIPYDQVRMGLRVEAVWSEGGRYPDHYRPTGEPDADYDAYKELL
- a CDS encoding crotonase/enoyl-CoA hydratase family protein — its product is MSGTEHLTVRREGATLVLTLNRPEAKNALSLPMLVGLYDGWIEADADDAIRSIVLTGAGGAFCAGMDLKALAGKGMEGQQYRERLTADPDLHWKAMLRHHRPRKPVIAAVEGYCVAGGTEILQGTDIRVAGESATFGLFEVKRGLFPIGGSTVRLQRQIPRTHALEMLLTGRPYSAREAADVGLVGHVVPDGAALDKALEIAELVNGCGPLAVEAVKASVYETAELTEAEGLAAELKRGWPVFDTADAKEGARAFAEKRAPVYKRA